Proteins found in one Physeter macrocephalus isolate SW-GA chromosome 17, ASM283717v5, whole genome shotgun sequence genomic segment:
- the LOC102980147 gene encoding LOW QUALITY PROTEIN: uncharacterized protein (The sequence of the model RefSeq protein was modified relative to this genomic sequence to represent the inferred CDS: inserted 1 base in 1 codon): MTVAGWATQDTVGLFHEPINQHSSECRPWAPAQETFSTEPYAVHTRPRQEPRYSVTRCAGARAFPPLASRPHVTTMLVAVVPLFAVLWMPYRTLELLNSFVAQPFPDPWGLLFCRTCVYTNSAINPILCSLTSPKFQXAFQRLCGGGVEEPQRRTAGLSSTSYSVDPRRRRPAGVSPRALRQLDPHSSSRGLVSAPSEGCPLPAQPLSPPSVCSCAGSYLLVAGRARRRETPLCQQLFWVPGAFPPHERGLVTCPSSGPAVGLHLGSALPSSGSGGG; encoded by the exons ATGACCGTGGCTGGCTGGGCCACTCAGGACACTG TGGGGCTGTTTCATGAGCCTATCAACCAGCACAGCTCCGAGTGCCGGCCCTGGGCTCCTGCACAGGAAACGTTTAGCACAGAGCCATACGCAGTG CATACACGCCCGAGGCAGGAGCCACGTTACTCGGTCACGCGGTGTGCCGGTGCCAGGGCCTTCCCACCGCTGGCCTCCCGCCCGCACGTCACCACGATGCTGGTGGCAGTCGTGCCACTCTTTGCCGTCCTGTGGATGCCCTACCGCACGCTGGAGCTGCTCAACTCCTTTGTGGCCCAGCCTTTCCCGGACCCCTGGGGGCTGCTCTTCTGCCGCACCTGCGTCTACACAAACAGCGCCATCAACCCCATCCTCTGCAGCCTCACGTCCCCGAAGTTCC CTGCCTTCCAGCGGCtgtgcgggggtggggtggaggagccACAGAGGCGCACGGCTGGCCTCAGCTCCACCAGCTACAGCGTGGACCCCAGAAGACGCAGACCCGCGGGAGTGAGCCCACGGGCCCTCAGGCAGCTGGACCCCCACTCCAGCAGCAGGGGCCTGGTTTCAGCACCATCTGAgggctgccctctccctgcccagcccctctCGCCTCCCTCGGTTTGCTCCTGTGCTGGGTCCTATCTGCTGGTGGCTGGCAGGGCCAGGAGAAGGGAGACACCCCTTTGCCAACAGCTCTTCTGGGTCCCTGGTGCCTTCCCTCCCCACGAACGAGGACTGGTCACGTGTCCTAGTTCTGGTCCGGCGGTTGGGCTCCATTTGGGTAGCGCTCTCCCCTCCTCTGGAAGTGGGGGAGGTTAG